CCTCTAAACAGGGCAAGACTGAATGTGGAGACAGTTATTATTTTACAGCTACAGATGACTACTTTGTCTGTGTCTTAGCAGATGGACTTGGCAGCGGACCTAATGCCCGTGAAGCTTCTGAGGCAGTTGTCTCTGTCGTTGAGCAGAACCACCACAAAGATGTTGAAACGCTTATGAAAGAGTGCAACAATTCTTTGATGCAAAAAAGGGGTGCAGCTGTAGCAATTTTTAAGGTTTATTTTAAATCAATGGAATTTGAATATTGCTGTGTAGGCAATATTCGTTTTTTCCTCTATTCTCCTTCCGGCAAGCTGACTTATCCCCTTCCGGTAACAGGTTATCTTTCTGGGAGGCCTCAAGTTTTCCAGACACAGCGGTTTTTCTATGAACCAAACTCAAAATTCCTCGTTTTTTCAGATGGCCTGAATCTTCAAGGAACAAAAACTTTGCTAAACGGCTATCTTCCCGTTGAATCTATTGCGAATGAAATATTAACAAAACATGTGACGACTAGTGATGACACTACTTTCATCGTAGGAAGCTTACTTGGATAACGGTAAGCTTCTTATGATTTGTACCGTTTCGTGCAAACGGTATAAACATTTTGTTAAAATGAAGGTAAGAACTAACTGATGGAATAGGGAGGATATATTTTTGGAACAGACGATCAATAAACAGGAGCAATTAATGAAACTTATTGCTTCCGAGCAATCTTTATCTTTAAAACAAGTTCGAAATGTCATTTCTTTAATTAATGAAGGAAATACCGTTCCATTCATTGCCCGCTATCGGAAAGAACAAACAGGTGCGCTTGATGAGGTGCAGCTGCGAAATATTATTGAAAGATGGCAATATCTTCAGAACCTTGAACAGCGAAAAGAAGAAGTGATTCGATTAATCGCTGAACAAGGCAAACTAACCGACGAACTTCAAAGCCAAATCGAAAAAGCAATTAAGCTTCAAGAAGTTGAAGACCTTTATCGCCCTTATAAACAGAAACGCCGGACAAAAGCAACAATCGCGAAGGAAAAAGGGCTTGAACCGTTAGCTGAATGGCTTCTGACTTTTCTAAAAACAGGATCTGTTGTAGAGAAAGCGAGCGAATTTTTATCAGGGGAAAAAGAAGTGAACAGTATCGAAGACGCACTTGCCGGAGCAAAGGATATTATTGCTGAATGGGTATCAGATGATCCGGAAAGCAGAAAATGGATCCGTGGAGAAACAGCAAAATCCGGAACAATTGTATCCGAGGTAAAAGAAGCTGAAAAAGACGAGAAAAAAGTGTACGAAATGTATTATGAATACGAAGAGCCTATCGGAAAAATCGTTCCTCACCGCATCCTTGCCTTGAATCGAGGCGAGAAAGAAGAGGTACTTCGCGTTCAAATCAAGCCTGACATTCAGAAAATCCTTCAATTTTTACATAAAAAATGGATTAAAGATCAGCAATCCATTACAGCATCACTTGTGGCAGAAGCGGTAGAAGACGGATACAAACGTCTTATTCAGCCGTCAATCGAACGGGAAATCCGAAACGAACTGACGGAAAAAGCCGAAGAGCGTGCCATTCATATCTTCTCTGAAAATTTACGCAACCTATTGCTGCAGCCTCCTTTAAAAGGAAAAATTGTGCTTGGTGTAGATCCCGCTTACCGAACAGGATGCAAACTTGCTGCAGTGGATGAGACAGGGAAAGTTTTGCATATTGACGTAATCTATCCTCATCCGCCTGTATCGAAAACAAAAGAAGCGAGGGAAAAATTCATAAAAGTTCTTAAAGACTTCAAGATTGAGGTGGTTGCCATCGGAAATGGAACCGCGTCAAGAGAAACAGAACAATTTGTTGCAGAAACTTTAAAAGAAGTAAATGAAGAGATTTTTTATTTAATTGTCAATGAAGCAGGCGCAAGTGTTTATTCAGCATCAGATCTTGCGAGAGAGGAATTTCCTGATTTGCAGGTAGAAGAGCGAAGTGCCGTTTCGATCGCCCGGAGATTGCAAGATCCTTTGGCGGAACTTGTTAAGATTGATCCTAAGTCGGTTGGTGTTGGACAATATCAGCACGATGTTTCGCAAAAAAAGCTTTCTGAATCGTTAACCTTTGTTGTCGAAACTGCTGTTAACCAGGTAGGAGTCAATGTAAATACTGCGTCTTCCTCCCTCTTGCAATATGTCGCAGGCTTGTCTAAAACAGTTGCAAATAATATTGTTAAACAGCGGGAAGAGCAAGGGAAATTTACAACAAGAGCACAGCTCAAAAAAATCCCGAGACTTGGTGCAAAAACTTATGAACAAGCGATAGGGTTTTTGCGCATTATTGATGGAGATGAGCCGCTTGATCGGACAGGCATTCATCCGGAAAATTACCCGGAAGTTAAAAAACTGCTTGCAAATCTGGGCTTTAAAACTGTAGATATAGGAACAGATGATTTAAAGAATGCTCTGACTGGATTGGATTTGAAAGAAACTGCTGCTCAACTGGATATCGGGGAATTAACTTTGAAAGACATTATTGATGCCCTAATCCGGCCGGGAAGAGATCCACGGGACGAGCTTCCAAAACCGCTTTTAAGGAAGGATATTTTAAAACTTGAAGATTTAAAGCCGGGAATGGAGCTTCAGGGAACGGTCAGAAATGTAGTGGATTTTGGTGCATTTGTTGATATCGGGGTAAAACAGGATGGGCTTGTTCATATATCAAAGCTCAGCCGGCAATTTGTCAAACATCCTTTAGATATTGTTTCAGTCGGCGATGTCGTGACTGTATGGGTGGATAACGTGGACACAAATAAAGGAAGAATTGCGTTAACGATGTTGGCGCCTTCTGAAAATAACGATCAATAATGAGTGAAGAAGACACTGCTATGAGCAGTGTTTTTTTCTGTAAAAAAACCAGCATTGATTTAAAATCTTTATTTGATATCGATCCTTTTCGTAGAATGCTTTCTTCATTTGGTT
The window above is part of the Bacillus methanolicus genome. Proteins encoded here:
- a CDS encoding PP2C family serine/threonine-protein phosphatase, coding for MIYSIKEKIELIVHQSSKQGKTECGDSYYFTATDDYFVCVLADGLGSGPNAREASEAVVSVVEQNHHKDVETLMKECNNSLMQKRGAAVAIFKVYFKSMEFEYCCVGNIRFFLYSPSGKLTYPLPVTGYLSGRPQVFQTQRFFYEPNSKFLVFSDGLNLQGTKTLLNGYLPVESIANEILTKHVTTSDDTTFIVGSLLG
- a CDS encoding Tex family protein — its product is MKLIASEQSLSLKQVRNVISLINEGNTVPFIARYRKEQTGALDEVQLRNIIERWQYLQNLEQRKEEVIRLIAEQGKLTDELQSQIEKAIKLQEVEDLYRPYKQKRRTKATIAKEKGLEPLAEWLLTFLKTGSVVEKASEFLSGEKEVNSIEDALAGAKDIIAEWVSDDPESRKWIRGETAKSGTIVSEVKEAEKDEKKVYEMYYEYEEPIGKIVPHRILALNRGEKEEVLRVQIKPDIQKILQFLHKKWIKDQQSITASLVAEAVEDGYKRLIQPSIEREIRNELTEKAEERAIHIFSENLRNLLLQPPLKGKIVLGVDPAYRTGCKLAAVDETGKVLHIDVIYPHPPVSKTKEAREKFIKVLKDFKIEVVAIGNGTASRETEQFVAETLKEVNEEIFYLIVNEAGASVYSASDLAREEFPDLQVEERSAVSIARRLQDPLAELVKIDPKSVGVGQYQHDVSQKKLSESLTFVVETAVNQVGVNVNTASSSLLQYVAGLSKTVANNIVKQREEQGKFTTRAQLKKIPRLGAKTYEQAIGFLRIIDGDEPLDRTGIHPENYPEVKKLLANLGFKTVDIGTDDLKNALTGLDLKETAAQLDIGELTLKDIIDALIRPGRDPRDELPKPLLRKDILKLEDLKPGMELQGTVRNVVDFGAFVDIGVKQDGLVHISKLSRQFVKHPLDIVSVGDVVTVWVDNVDTNKGRIALTMLAPSENNDQ
- the cmpA gene encoding cortex morphogenetic protein CmpA — encoded protein: MPTWFQNQMKKAFYEKDRYQIKILNQCWFFYRKKHCS